One segment of Papaver somniferum cultivar HN1 unplaced genomic scaffold, ASM357369v1 unplaced-scaffold_137, whole genome shotgun sequence DNA contains the following:
- the LOC113334409 gene encoding uncharacterized protein LOC113334409 yields MEDRETVLLIESLIQPYSIPQCRICHEEEELGCSKKLEAPCACSGTCKYAHRECIQRWCDEKGNIICEICLQKFQPGYTAPPQPAKPNDIAVTIRDSLEVPIQNQQLHNPGLMAIVAVDDELSACSTIAERSASCFRFIAITFTFLLLARHLLAVLTSETDDYAFTLVTVLILRACGILIPLYIMVRVIESVQNRLQELHQDDDEECNETTSIRERDVEENGTQNPVVQIQS; encoded by the exons aTGGAAGATAGAGAAACCGTGTTGTTAATTGAAAGTTTAATACAACCATATTCAATACCACAGTGTAGAATTtgtcatgaagaagaagaacttggctgttctaagaaattagaagCTCCGTGTGCTTGTTCTGGTACTTGCAAG TATGCTCATAGGGAATGCATACAGAGATGGTGTGATGAGAAGGGTAATATCATCTGTGAAATTTGTCTCCAG AAATTTCAACCAGGGTATACAGCACCACCACAACCAGCTAAACCAAATGATATAGCGGTGACAATAAG AGATAGTTTGGAAGTACCAATTCAGAACCAACAGTTACATAACCCTGGATTAATGGCAATTGTGGCGGTTGATGATGAATTATCCGCGTGTTCGACAATTGCTGAAAGAAGTGCTAGCTGTTTTCGGTTTATAGCTATAACT TTCACGTTTCTTTTGCTTGCGAGGCATCTTCTTGCTGTCCTCACCAGCGAAACAGATGATTATGCATTTACTCTTGTGACA GTACTAATATTGAGAGCATGTGGAATTCTAATCCCACTGTATATAATGGTTCGTGTAATTGAATCGGTCCAGAACAGATTGCAAGAACTGCACCAA GATGATGACGAGGAATGTAATGAAACCACCTCAATCAGAGAAAGAGATGTTGAAGAAAACggaactcaaaatccggtagtcCAAATACAATCGTGA